A region of Kineosporia sp. NBRC 101731 DNA encodes the following proteins:
- a CDS encoding histone-like nucleoid-structuring protein Lsr2, with amino-acid sequence MIAVKTSGSSTNRHRIVEMAVVTTDLWGQVVDEWETRFDTEAPAFADVVPDLNQRLAGAAIVAHNAEYDLAFVRAEYRRAGWKLPQVPTLSTLEASAYYLPSLRRRRLADVSAALDTAAVSDGSTPGSTLEDARATAVLLAEFISPKPGKPPLPAHLDGLPDRAQKVTWPDGPTLEPQHTTPTEAGPDTTPDTTSDSTPGLTLVERFSLLDALDEGAPAGTFAYLEKLAQVLEDGSVTTQETSDLARVASAEELTSDDVARANEAFVRALTYAALDDGTVSTDEHTELLTVTDLLGVGRPLVEDIVATAEKARRAREAAGHQDLPENWALGEPLRVGDRVVFTGCDPETREQLETRSQGLGVRVVGTVSETTALLISDDSVDGTRAARARELGTRTVTPDEYALLLDHLQPAASREPATEPTLTTPEAPAPKAATSESEIAATEAVAAEPVAAEPEPEPKPKPKPVVEPEPEPVVADAESAVVAEEPVLEHEKPEVSEPEPTAVAGETVVTEPVAPGGAPVLEDAETTVPETESVIAVAEDEKPAVPEPKTTVVVEEPAAPEASVVEPALDPAPAAEPVEPKVTDEESSVGASTMVASEVTAPARKPRAPRKPRASIPKIDGPNAAAVEPVAVEPVAVKPVAVEPEAVPEPGVVTEVAPAPKAVTKPRASRAKAAPKPEVVEPQLTLVEEQLDVVVAKKAAPRKTAASRAKAAPNPVTDSAEAPVAPPKTAEVRAWARANGHPVSVRGALPKELIAAYLEAHSSH; translated from the coding sequence GTGATCGCTGTCAAAACGTCCGGTTCGAGCACGAATCGGCACCGCATCGTGGAGATGGCGGTCGTCACCACCGATCTCTGGGGCCAGGTCGTCGACGAGTGGGAGACCCGGTTCGACACCGAGGCTCCGGCCTTCGCCGACGTCGTTCCCGACCTGAACCAGCGGCTGGCCGGTGCGGCGATCGTCGCGCACAACGCGGAGTACGACCTGGCCTTCGTGCGGGCCGAGTACCGGCGTGCGGGATGGAAGCTGCCGCAGGTGCCGACCCTGAGCACCCTGGAGGCGTCGGCCTACTACCTGCCTTCTCTGCGGCGTCGTCGCCTGGCCGACGTCTCGGCGGCCCTGGACACCGCAGCGGTCAGCGACGGGTCCACGCCGGGGTCCACGCTGGAAGACGCCCGTGCCACCGCGGTGCTGCTGGCCGAGTTCATCAGCCCCAAGCCCGGAAAACCGCCGCTGCCCGCTCATCTCGACGGCCTTCCGGACCGCGCGCAGAAGGTAACCTGGCCGGACGGGCCCACCCTGGAGCCGCAGCACACCACGCCGACCGAGGCCGGCCCGGACACGACTCCGGACACGACTTCGGACTCGACCCCGGGCCTCACGCTGGTCGAGCGCTTCTCTCTGCTCGACGCGCTGGACGAGGGTGCGCCCGCCGGCACCTTCGCTTATCTGGAAAAGCTCGCGCAGGTGCTGGAAGACGGATCGGTCACCACCCAGGAGACCTCTGACCTGGCCCGGGTCGCCTCCGCCGAGGAGCTCACATCTGACGATGTCGCGCGGGCGAACGAGGCCTTCGTGCGGGCACTGACCTACGCCGCGCTCGACGACGGCACGGTCTCCACCGACGAGCACACCGAACTTCTGACCGTCACCGACCTTCTCGGGGTGGGCCGGCCGCTGGTCGAGGATATCGTCGCCACCGCCGAGAAGGCCCGCCGGGCGCGTGAGGCGGCCGGCCATCAAGACCTGCCCGAGAACTGGGCCCTCGGTGAACCCCTGCGCGTCGGCGACCGGGTCGTCTTCACCGGCTGCGACCCCGAGACCCGTGAGCAGCTGGAGACCAGGTCGCAGGGTCTGGGCGTCCGCGTCGTCGGCACGGTCTCGGAGACCACCGCCCTGCTGATCTCAGACGACTCGGTCGACGGAACCCGTGCCGCCCGAGCCCGTGAGCTGGGCACCCGCACCGTGACCCCCGACGAATACGCCCTCCTGCTCGACCATCTCCAGCCCGCCGCCTCCCGCGAGCCCGCTACCGAGCCGACGCTGACGACGCCGGAGGCTCCGGCGCCGAAGGCAGCGACTTCCGAGTCGGAGATCGCGGCCACGGAGGCTGTCGCCGCCGAGCCCGTGGCTGCGGAGCCCGAGCCCGAGCCCAAGCCCAAGCCCAAGCCCGTGGTCGAGCCCGAGCCCGAGCCCGTGGTCGCCGACGCCGAGTCGGCTGTCGTGGCCGAAGAACCGGTGCTCGAGCACGAGAAGCCCGAGGTTTCCGAGCCGGAGCCGACCGCCGTGGCCGGGGAAACCGTGGTCACGGAGCCGGTGGCTCCCGGTGGTGCACCGGTGCTGGAGGACGCGGAAACTACGGTTCCCGAGACAGAGTCGGTTATCGCGGTGGCCGAGGACGAGAAGCCTGCGGTTCCGGAGCCGAAGACGACGGTTGTTGTCGAGGAACCGGCGGCTCCTGAAGCGTCTGTTGTCGAGCCGGCGCTGGATCCCGCACCGGCTGCTGAGCCGGTGGAACCGAAGGTGACTGACGAGGAGTCGTCAGTTGGCGCGTCCACCATGGTGGCTTCTGAGGTGACGGCCCCGGCCCGTAAGCCGCGGGCGCCGCGTAAGCCGCGGGCGTCGATCCCGAAGATCGACGGGCCGAACGCTGCTGCCGTGGAACCCGTTGCCGTGGAACCCGTTGCCGTGAAACCCGTTGCGGTGGAGCCCGAGGCTGTTCCCGAGCCCGGGGTAGTGACCGAGGTGGCCCCGGCGCCGAAGGCGGTGACGAAGCCCCGGGCCTCCAGGGCCAAGGCTGCTCCCAAGCCCGAGGTCGTGGAACCGCAGCTCACGCTCGTGGAGGAACAGCTCGACGTCGTGGTTGCGAAGAAGGCGGCTCCGAGGAAGACGGCGGCCTCGCGCGCGAAGGCCGCCCCGAATCCCGTGACGGACTCAGCGGAAGCCCCGGTCGCCCCGCCGAAGACGGCCGAGGTGCGGGCCTGGGCGAGGGCGAACGGTCATCCGGTCTCGGTGCGGGGGGCGCTGCCCAAGGAGCTGATCGCGGCCTACCTGGAGGCCCATTCCAGCCACTGA
- a CDS encoding MFS transporter, whose protein sequence is MTTTPPEITTPTGQSSHTYTSLGAAWIPLAALCLAFFVEMVDNTLLSIALPTIGRDLGSGTTALQWVTGAYSLTFGGLLLTAGSMADRLGRRRVLLVGLSVFGLLSLGVIFVTNAGQLITLRALLGIAAAAMAPITNSLVFRLFDDKTLRMRAMTIMIIVGMSGFVLGPLLGGTALAHFEWQWLLIVNAPIALIACIGVRLGVPADRPEDLTQDKLDLPGALLSVTTIGLACYTLTSGVEHGWTSAVTLGSIIGAIAAGIGFVWHERRTPAPMLDLKLFSNGTVRGAAIAQIGTSIAMASIMFGLILHFQYAYGWSPVRAGLANLPIIVTMLGATPLSEWLAKQYGHRIACLVGAVFLSGSLAGLSWGVDHGYLAIAVCMVAMTIGLRTVMTICAIALVDAMPANRTSIGAALNDTAQEVGSSIGTSLIGTLIAALVTTQLPAGTWSADLVASFFHGERITYAVVAVIVGLVAGGGALTLTNSHSVEEPV, encoded by the coding sequence GTGACCACCACACCGCCTGAGATCACCACCCCCACGGGCCAGTCGTCGCACACCTACACATCGTTGGGTGCCGCCTGGATCCCTCTGGCCGCCCTCTGCCTGGCCTTCTTCGTCGAGATGGTCGACAACACGCTGCTGTCGATCGCCCTTCCGACCATCGGCCGAGACCTCGGCAGCGGCACCACCGCGCTGCAGTGGGTCACCGGCGCCTACTCCCTGACCTTCGGCGGTCTGCTGCTCACCGCCGGCTCGATGGCCGACCGGCTCGGACGGCGCCGTGTGCTCCTGGTCGGTCTCTCGGTGTTCGGGCTGCTGAGCCTGGGCGTCATCTTCGTCACGAATGCCGGGCAGCTCATCACCCTGCGGGCCCTGCTCGGCATCGCCGCCGCGGCCATGGCACCCATCACCAACTCGCTGGTCTTCCGGCTGTTCGACGACAAGACCCTGCGCATGCGGGCCATGACCATCATGATCATCGTCGGTATGTCCGGGTTCGTGCTGGGCCCGCTGCTGGGTGGCACGGCGCTGGCCCACTTCGAATGGCAGTGGCTGCTGATCGTCAACGCCCCGATCGCGCTGATCGCCTGCATCGGGGTCCGGCTCGGGGTTCCGGCCGACCGCCCCGAAGACCTCACCCAGGACAAGCTCGACCTGCCCGGTGCCCTGCTCAGCGTCACCACCATCGGGCTCGCCTGCTACACGCTGACCAGCGGGGTCGAGCACGGCTGGACCTCTGCCGTCACCCTCGGCTCGATCATCGGAGCCATCGCCGCCGGTATCGGCTTCGTGTGGCACGAGCGCCGCACACCGGCCCCCATGCTCGACCTGAAGCTGTTCTCGAACGGCACCGTCCGGGGTGCGGCCATCGCCCAGATCGGTACGTCGATCGCCATGGCCAGCATCATGTTCGGGCTGATCCTGCACTTCCAGTACGCCTACGGCTGGAGCCCCGTCCGCGCCGGCCTGGCGAACCTGCCGATCATCGTGACCATGCTCGGCGCGACCCCTCTGTCCGAGTGGCTCGCCAAGCAGTACGGCCACCGCATCGCCTGCCTGGTCGGCGCGGTCTTCCTGTCCGGCTCACTGGCCGGGCTCTCCTGGGGCGTCGACCACGGCTACCTGGCCATCGCGGTCTGCATGGTCGCGATGACCATCGGCCTGCGCACCGTCATGACCATCTGCGCCATCGCGCTCGTCGACGCCATGCCGGCCAACCGCACCTCGATCGGCGCGGCCCTCAACGACACCGCTCAGGAAGTCGGCTCGAGCATCGGAACGTCGCTGATCGGAACCCTGATCGCCGCCCTGGTCACCACGCAGCTGCCCGCCGGCACCTGGAGCGCCGACCTCGTGGCCTCGTTCTTCCACGGCGAACGCATCACTTACGCGGTCGTGGCCGTGATCGTCGGCCTGGTGGCAGGAGGCGGCGCGCTCACACTCACCAACTCCCACTCGGTCGAGGAGCCGGTCTGA
- a CDS encoding family 1 glycosylhydrolase encodes MPIRYPRTFLWGASTAGHQVDGGDDASDTTYLEHVTPTVFAEPAGAACRSWELWPRDLDLVAAMGMNAYRFSTEWARIEPELGQIDPAGLDHYDAMVDGCLSRGLAPIVTLNHFTSPQWFARQSGWLWADAPARFAEHCSRVLERLGDRVATVVTLNEPNLPATLMWAGLPDFVVDLQRKTLQAASEAAGVRAFRASNVVVPEERKAIEDGLALGHVAAREAVRAAAPGAQVGLSLAVTDDLAFDLAGEELRDRKRSDCYGRWFEVVADDDFIGVQNYEQIGHDHSGVVHSPNGSTLNQMGTPVVPESLAGSVRYVYGATALPVLISEHGVASDDDQVRAQFIPAALAGLDEVIAEGVPVLGYLHWTLLDNFEWVFGYGYQLGLHTVDRATGERTPKPSAGVLAESIAQRRVERD; translated from the coding sequence ATGCCCATCCGCTATCCCCGAACATTCCTCTGGGGCGCCTCCACTGCCGGGCACCAGGTCGACGGTGGCGACGACGCCAGTGACACCACCTATCTGGAGCACGTCACCCCGACGGTCTTCGCCGAGCCGGCCGGCGCGGCCTGCCGCAGCTGGGAGCTGTGGCCCCGGGACCTGGACCTGGTGGCCGCCATGGGGATGAACGCTTATCGGTTCTCGACCGAATGGGCGCGTATCGAGCCGGAGCTCGGGCAGATTGATCCCGCGGGCCTGGACCACTACGACGCCATGGTGGACGGGTGTCTGAGCCGGGGTCTGGCACCGATCGTGACCCTGAACCATTTCACCTCGCCGCAGTGGTTCGCCCGTCAGAGCGGCTGGCTGTGGGCCGATGCCCCGGCCCGCTTCGCCGAGCACTGCTCCCGTGTGTTGGAGCGCCTGGGCGACCGGGTGGCGACGGTCGTCACCCTGAACGAGCCGAATCTGCCGGCCACCCTGATGTGGGCGGGTCTGCCCGACTTCGTCGTGGACCTCCAGCGCAAGACGTTGCAGGCAGCCTCCGAAGCTGCCGGGGTGCGTGCCTTCCGGGCGTCCAACGTCGTCGTGCCGGAGGAGCGCAAGGCCATCGAGGATGGTCTCGCGCTGGGCCACGTCGCTGCCCGCGAAGCCGTGCGGGCAGCCGCGCCCGGTGCTCAGGTGGGCCTTTCCCTGGCCGTGACGGACGACCTCGCCTTCGACCTCGCCGGTGAGGAACTGCGTGACCGTAAGCGCAGCGACTGCTACGGGCGCTGGTTCGAGGTCGTCGCCGATGATGACTTCATCGGCGTGCAGAACTACGAGCAGATCGGCCATGACCACAGCGGGGTGGTCCACAGCCCGAACGGCAGCACGCTGAACCAGATGGGAACGCCGGTGGTACCCGAGTCGCTGGCCGGGAGCGTGCGGTACGTGTACGGAGCCACCGCGCTGCCCGTCCTGATCTCCGAACACGGGGTCGCCAGCGACGACGACCAGGTGCGGGCCCAGTTCATCCCGGCCGCTCTGGCCGGCCTCGACGAGGTGATCGCCGAGGGGGTGCCCGTGCTCGGGTACCTGCACTGGACGCTGCTGGACAACTTCGAGTGGGTCTTCGGATACGGCTATCAGCTCGGGCTGCACACGGTCGACAGAGCCACCGGCGAGCGGACGCCGAAGCCCAGTGCCGGAGTTCTCGCCGAGAGCATTGCCCAACGCCGGGTGGAACGGGACTGA
- a CDS encoding MFS transporter — MHGTDPQEMAGPGTAMLDRRSGDPGVLFHLLLAAVMFTVNGALLSVSVLTLSLKAAQIDSGRATTVLSLVASVGAVATVVLYPLVGRLSDRTPGRFGRRRPYLLFGAVLIALGGACLAAAGTIAMLVVGYVLLSIGYVSTLVVASALVPDQVPEDRRGPSSAIVGLGTPVGAVLGLFLAQLVASDLTAMILLPSGLAAAACLAMVVLVSDRPSHRVEAPLLGLADVLSTYWVNPLRYPAFAFAWVSRLLLFLGVSAVNAYQAFYLIMVLHVSPAAVAGKIFLATVVLTAASMVTAPVATRLSERMGLRKPFVISAAVVFAVGLGLVSSAHSFGMFLLAMLVLGAGQGVYLAVDFALVTQVLPDPENPAKDLGIMNLANTLPSSLVPAVAPALLAIGSSGQNFTALFVAGTVAALLGAVAVVPIRGIR, encoded by the coding sequence ATGCACGGTACGGACCCACAGGAGATGGCCGGTCCGGGAACGGCCATGTTGGATCGGCGATCCGGCGATCCGGGCGTATTGTTCCATTTGCTCCTGGCGGCAGTGATGTTCACCGTGAACGGCGCGCTGCTGTCAGTGAGCGTTCTGACCCTTTCGTTGAAGGCGGCCCAGATCGACTCCGGTCGGGCGACGACCGTCCTGTCGCTCGTCGCGTCTGTCGGAGCGGTTGCGACCGTTGTTCTCTATCCTCTCGTCGGGCGGCTCTCCGACCGGACTCCTGGCCGATTCGGCCGACGGCGTCCGTACCTGTTGTTCGGAGCGGTGCTCATCGCTCTGGGAGGCGCGTGTCTGGCCGCTGCCGGAACCATCGCGATGCTCGTCGTCGGATATGTCCTGCTCAGCATCGGCTACGTGAGCACCCTGGTGGTCGCGTCCGCGTTGGTGCCCGACCAGGTGCCGGAGGACCGTCGGGGCCCTTCCTCGGCCATCGTGGGTCTGGGGACGCCTGTGGGCGCAGTTCTCGGGCTGTTCCTGGCCCAGCTGGTCGCATCCGATCTGACCGCCATGATCCTCCTGCCGAGTGGCCTGGCCGCGGCGGCCTGTCTGGCCATGGTTGTCCTGGTGAGCGATCGTCCGTCGCACCGGGTTGAGGCACCGTTGCTCGGCCTGGCCGATGTGCTGTCCACCTACTGGGTAAACCCTCTGCGATATCCGGCCTTTGCGTTCGCGTGGGTCAGCCGGTTGCTGCTCTTCCTCGGCGTTTCAGCGGTCAATGCCTACCAGGCGTTCTACTTGATCATGGTTCTGCACGTCTCCCCTGCAGCGGTCGCCGGCAAGATCTTCCTGGCCACGGTCGTCCTGACGGCCGCCTCGATGGTCACCGCCCCGGTGGCCACTCGCCTCTCGGAGAGAATGGGCCTGCGCAAGCCTTTCGTCATCTCTGCGGCCGTGGTCTTCGCCGTCGGACTCGGGCTGGTCTCCTCCGCGCACTCGTTCGGCATGTTTCTTCTGGCGATGCTGGTGCTGGGAGCCGGTCAGGGTGTCTACCTGGCAGTGGATTTCGCGCTGGTCACCCAGGTGCTGCCCGACCCGGAGAACCCGGCCAAAGACCTCGGGATCATGAACCTGGCCAACACCTTGCCGTCCAGCCTCGTGCCGGCCGTGGCCCCGGCCCTGCTGGCGATCGGTTCGAGCGGGCAGAACTTCACTGCCCTGTTCGTCGCCGGAACCGTCGCCGCCCTCCTCGGGGCCGTCGCCGTCGTCCCCATCCGAGGCATCCGGTAA